One genomic region from Streptomyces sp. NBC_00457 encodes:
- a CDS encoding putative adhesin codes for MGLQRSAGNAAVCRILAGGAMPVQRMPDDTSQDQDVAVLSGHGRFGDNQRLPRNPDNPRSRALKATFTVPEGIELVVYAPPGAWLENEVAKLVESGTPPTADDLELVGPTNKRKPLPPGYPKTFGPGEEVINYKLMPLEARHLAEGATSVEGGTLQDKVQALATARQNQEDDAPPLTIHYACCGVGSSSVPEIDKLFVHRNYTVMLRTTPRTPTPEPAQPSKRRKK; via the coding sequence ATGGGGCTTCAGCGCTCCGCCGGCAACGCCGCAGTCTGCCGGATACTCGCCGGCGGGGCGATGCCCGTGCAGCGGATGCCGGACGACACCTCCCAGGACCAGGACGTGGCCGTGCTCAGCGGACACGGGCGGTTCGGCGACAACCAGCGCCTGCCCAGGAATCCCGACAACCCGCGCAGCCGCGCGCTCAAGGCCACCTTCACCGTGCCCGAGGGCATCGAACTCGTCGTCTACGCTCCGCCCGGCGCATGGCTGGAGAACGAGGTGGCCAAGCTCGTGGAGTCCGGTACTCCGCCGACGGCGGACGACCTCGAACTGGTCGGCCCCACCAACAAGCGCAAACCCCTGCCTCCCGGCTATCCCAAGACCTTCGGCCCGGGCGAGGAGGTCATCAACTACAAGCTGATGCCGCTGGAGGCCAGGCATCTGGCCGAGGGCGCGACCTCGGTCGAGGGGGGCACTCTGCAGGACAAAGTGCAGGCACTTGCCACGGCCCGCCAAAACCAGGAAGACGACGCCCCACCGCTGACCATCCATTACGCCTGCTGCGGTGTGGGCTCCTCCAGCGTCCCGGAGATCGACAAGCTCTTCGTGCACCGCAACTACACAGTCATGCTGCGCACCACGCCCAGGACGCCGACCCCGGAGCCTGCGCAACCGTCCAAGCGCAGGAAGAAGTAG
- a CDS encoding GNAT family N-acetyltransferase gives MTIALGTPTVDGVREAMAALREWQYDEAPMQLHSGDIGWNYRFGTAETAAVVRTWSRDGRILAVGMLDSPTLLRMTVAPDAFQDEDLARRLVEDFSLPERGVLPEGTVSIEAPPGLLLHDLLSKEGWGVDEPWTPLFRDLTEAVEDPGVRIKSIGPEQAQDFADVLRSAFNTARPTREYWHAMSAGPFYPDARCLGAYDDQGSMAAVVTVWSAGPGKPGLVEPMGVHEDHRGRGYGRAITVAGAAALREMGSSSARVCTPSSNVGGVATYKAAGFEARPEVRDRIRPA, from the coding sequence ATGACGATTGCGCTGGGTACGCCGACCGTCGACGGGGTACGCGAGGCCATGGCCGCGCTGCGGGAGTGGCAGTACGACGAAGCGCCGATGCAGTTGCATTCCGGGGACATCGGCTGGAACTACCGGTTCGGAACGGCCGAGACAGCCGCGGTGGTCCGGACCTGGAGTCGGGACGGGCGGATTCTCGCGGTCGGGATGCTCGACTCGCCGACACTGCTGCGGATGACGGTCGCTCCGGACGCTTTCCAGGATGAGGACTTGGCACGGCGGCTTGTCGAGGACTTCTCGCTGCCTGAGCGCGGCGTGCTGCCGGAAGGAACGGTGTCCATCGAGGCGCCGCCGGGCCTGCTGCTCCACGACCTGCTGAGCAAGGAGGGCTGGGGCGTCGACGAGCCGTGGACGCCGCTCTTCCGCGACCTCACCGAGGCGGTGGAGGACCCGGGCGTGCGGATCAAGTCGATCGGCCCGGAGCAGGCGCAGGACTTCGCCGACGTCCTGCGGTCGGCGTTCAACACTGCGCGGCCTACGCGCGAGTACTGGCACGCGATGTCGGCGGGACCGTTCTACCCCGACGCCCGCTGCCTGGGCGCTTATGACGACCAGGGCAGCATGGCGGCGGTGGTGACGGTGTGGTCGGCCGGCCCGGGGAAGCCGGGGCTGGTCGAGCCGATGGGCGTCCACGAGGACCACCGTGGTCGCGGCTACGGTCGGGCGATCACCGTGGCCGGGGCGGCCGCGCTGCGGGAGATGGGCTCGTCGAGCGCACGTGTCTGCACGCCGAGTTCCAACGTCGGCGGCGTCGCCACGTACAAGGCGGCCGGGTTCGAGGCGCGGCCGGAGGTACGGGACCGGATCCGGCCGGCCTGA